CTTGTCGAGGAAGAAGGTCAGCAGATCGGACAGGTCCTCGCGGCGCTCGCGGAGCGCGGGGAGCTGGAAGCGCGCGACGTTGAGCCGGTAGTAGAGGTCCTGGCGGAACCGCTTCTCCGCGATCGCGCGGAGGAGGTCCTGGTTCGTCGCCGCGATGATGCGGACGTCGACCTGGATGGGCTTGTTCTCGCCGACGCGCCGGATCTCGTTCTCCTGGACGACGCGGAGGAGCTTCGCCTGGAAGGCGAGCGACGTCTCGGCGATCTCGTCGAAGAAGAAGGTGCCGCCGTCGGCCTCTTCGAAGAGGCCCTTGCGCGCGTTGACGGCGCCGGTGAACGAGCCCTTGGCGTGACCGAAGAGCTCGCTCTCGAGCAGCGTGTCGGTGATCGCCGCGCAGTTTATTGGCACGAACATGCGATCGGCGCGCCGCGAGTTCGCGTGGATCGCCTTCGCGACGAGCTCCTTGCCGGTGCCGCTGTCGCCGGTGATGAGGACGATCGCGTCGGTCGGCGCGATGCGCACGATGCGGCCGAGCACCTCGCGGATGCCGCGCGAGCGGCCGACGATGTTCTCGAACTTGTAGCGGTCCTTGAACTCGGTCGCGAGGAAGGCGACCTCGCCGGCGAGGCGCCGGTTGTCGAGCGCCTTGCCCACCTTCACGAGCAGCTCCTGCTCCGTGAACGGCTTCTGGATGTAGTCGAACGCGCCGTAACGCATCGCCTCGACCGCGCTCTCGATCGTGCCGTAGGCGGTCATCACGATGATCTCGGTCATCGGCTGAGCGCCCTTCACCGCGCGGAGGACGTCGATGCCATCCTTCGATCCCATGCGGAGATCGGTGACGAGCACGTCGTAGGCGCCGGACGCGCCGCGCTCGGCGCCTTCCTCGCCGCTTTGCGCCTCGTCTACTTCGAAGCCGGCGCCGCGAAGCATCATCGCGAGCGTCGTGCGCATGTTGCGCTGGTCGTCGACGATCAGGAGCTTGGCCAAAGGATGACGCTCACCATACTCCGCGGCACGAGTCGCCGAAAGCGTGATCCCTCACGGCCGCGCTGGCCGCGCGCTTAAGGTCCTCAGTCCGCGGGGACGCCGTTCTTGATCCACGCGGCGATGCGATCGACGCACGCCTGCGGATAGATGTAGTCGGCCGGCTCGATCGGCATGATGCCCGACACCTTTCCGTCGGGCTTGCGGACGCGGAGGATCGAGCTGAGGAGGATCGCGCCTTCCGGCCTCTCCGCGTTCGAGGGACGCGCGAGGCGCCGGTCGATCATCGACTGACGACACCCGGCCTCGTCGAAGCACTGGAGGCCTGCGGCGGACATCGCGCCCGGGCCCTGCGGCGAGCCGTGGCACTCCGCGAACGCGCAGCTGCCCGGCTTTCCGCTCGCGAAGACGTCGCGGTAGAGCTCGCTCCACGTCGGTCCTCCGTTCGTGCAGCGGTCGGGCTCGGGCTCGATGATCAGCTCGCCGCCGACCGTGCTGCCGCCGGCCTCCGCGCACGCGGCGAGGACGGCGAGCGCGCAGACGGCGAGGAGCGGCGCCGACTTCAGAAGAGCACCCCGAGGATGAGGCGGACCGTCTGCGCCGTCGACAGGCTCCAGTCGGAGTTCTTCGACGTGTCTTGCTCGTTCTTCAGGTACTCGAGGCCCGGGAGCGGGAAGAAGACGCCGTACTGGAGCGCGGCGTAGAAGCCGCCCATCTTGTTCGGGTCGTCGTTCAGCGAGCCGTCCTTCGACTGGTAGTAGAGCTGCACGTCGAGCTCGACGCCGAGGTCACGCTTGTTGCCGGGGGCCTGGATGAACTCGCTCGCGCGGCTCCAGATGATCGCCGCGCCGCCGCCGAACTTCTGTCCGTTCGGGTTCCGCAGGAAGTCGTACTCGACGTTGGGGCGGAAATAGTAGGCGCCCTCGATGCGGGAGAGGATGCGGCGGAAGAAGATGTAGTCGACGTAGTAGGCGGGGTGGAACGCGAAGTTCGAGATCGCGCCGTCGCCCGCGCGTTGCCCGAGCGACGTGGAGCTCGGCGCGAGCGTCGTCTGGTTCGGGTCGCCGCTCGCCCAGCCGTGGCCGAAGCCGATGCGGAGCTTGTCCTCGACCGCGCGGAACTCCGCCTGCGTCGTGTACCCGAACATCCGGATCTTCTTCGGGTTGCTGACGGTGCCGCCGGCGGGAGAGTTGTCGATGTCGCCCCACACCGACGCGACCTCGGCCTCGACGCGCAGCTTGTTGAAGAGGAGCTGGACCCACGCGTCGGGGATGAGCGCGCCCATGCCGCGGCGTTCGAGCCCGTTGTTCGTCGTCGCGAAGTCGGTGCTGAACGGCGTTTGGCCCGCGAGCACGTCGAGGACCTGCTTGCGGTACATCGTGTAGAGGCCGCCGTTGATGACGATGTCGCCGCGCGAGAGCTTGAGGCGCTGGAGCTCCGGGTTGGTGCGGTGCGCCGCGAAGAGCATCCACTCGTGGACGTTGGTGAGGTTCGCGGTGTTGTAGGGCTGGCCGCCGTACACGTCGTAGGGCGACGCGTTGGTCGGCCCGGACGACACGAAGTTCCACGACCCGCCGAAGTACAGGTCGAGCGACTTCAGGCCGGTCGTGAACATGATGCGGTCGACGTTGGTCTGGTAGTCGCAGTCGATGCAGTCGCCGTTGTTGAGCACCATGCCGAGGCCCCAGTGGGCGGGCATGCGGCCGACGCGGATCTGGCCGACGGGCGTGAGGTACTCGGCCCACGCGCGCTTGACGTCGATCGAGTTCCGGTAGCCGTTGACGCCGGCGGTGGGCGGTCCCTGGTTGTTCGAGAACGCGGCGAGCGGCGCGTTCCCGTAGGGCAGGGCGGAGTTGTAGCCGGTGCGTCCGACGCCGCTCGGCACGAGCGCGTACGAGTCGGGCGTGGATCCGAGGACGAGGTTGTCGAGCAGATCGATCTGCGAGAGGATCCGGAGGTTGTCCGAGATGTGGATCTCGGGGTTCAGGCGAAGGCGCAGGTTGGCGTGCGCCTGGGACTTGTCGAAGCACTCGCGAAACTGTCCGGCCGCGTTCGGATCGCCGCAGAGGAGCACCTGCCGGCGCACGCCGGCGCGATCGGTGTACGTGTGATCGACCGGCTGCGCCCAGAGGTTCG
The Labilithrix sp. genome window above contains:
- a CDS encoding sigma-54-dependent Fis family transcriptional regulator, yielding MAKLLIVDDQRNMRTTLAMMLRGAGFEVDEAQSGEEGAERGASGAYDVLVTDLRMGSKDGIDVLRAVKGAQPMTEIIVMTAYGTIESAVEAMRYGAFDYIQKPFTEQELLVKVGKALDNRRLAGEVAFLATEFKDRYKFENIVGRSRGIREVLGRIVRIAPTDAIVLITGDSGTGKELVAKAIHANSRRADRMFVPINCAAITDTLLESELFGHAKGSFTGAVNARKGLFEEADGGTFFFDEIAETSLAFQAKLLRVVQENEIRRVGENKPIQVDVRIIAATNQDLLRAIAEKRFRQDLYYRLNVARFQLPALRERREDLSDLLTFFLDKYNKKMGTKAWLDDSVFEALEKYEFPGNIRELEHMIEQAVALVQTGAITKDDVLPAATEDPTASFSGRTLASVVDAAERQAIEAALRDADGSRERAAELLSISATTLWRKMTRLGIVYESRG
- a CDS encoding TIGR04551 family protein, which translates into the protein MLTCAALLVAAGAHAQATDPARPPAPTTPTTQPGTQPQPPPPAAAQPPPTQPAPTQPAPTQPAPAQPTQPRPAQPAPAPAPAPSPSPVPPVTPPAASDSGDALLPPPEPMLKDDDPRTAVDPAKEEEKRAQQGPERPTADGTIGSRATDVFSEDWWAHTRPILEMHGYFRTRGELFHNFALNRHDAADTLDNPNLWAQPVDHTYTDRAGVRRQVLLCGDPNAAGQFRECFDKSQAHANLRLRLNPEIHISDNLRILSQIDLLDNLVLGSTPDSYALVPSGVGRTGYNSALPYGNAPLAAFSNNQGPPTAGVNGYRNSIDVKRAWAEYLTPVGQIRVGRMPAHWGLGMVLNNGDCIDCDYQTNVDRIMFTTGLKSLDLYFGGSWNFVSSGPTNASPYDVYGGQPYNTANLTNVHEWMLFAAHRTNPELQRLKLSRGDIVINGGLYTMYRKQVLDVLAGQTPFSTDFATTNNGLERRGMGALIPDAWVQLLFNKLRVEAEVASVWGDIDNSPAGGTVSNPKKIRMFGYTTQAEFRAVEDKLRIGFGHGWASGDPNQTTLAPSSTSLGQRAGDGAISNFAFHPAYYVDYIFFRRILSRIEGAYYFRPNVEYDFLRNPNGQKFGGGAAIIWSRASEFIQAPGNKRDLGVELDVQLYYQSKDGSLNDDPNKMGGFYAALQYGVFFPLPGLEYLKNEQDTSKNSDWSLSTAQTVRLILGVLF